The sequence below is a genomic window from Bacteroidota bacterium.
CTACAATGGCGGACCCGGCACCGTGAGTAAAGCCATCAGACGCTCGGGCGGAAAAACAACGTATTGGGAAATCCGACCTTATCTTCCTAGAGAAACACAGGGATATGTTCCCGCTTTCATTGCGGTGAATTATGTGATGACGCACTGGGAAGAACATAATTTATATCCCGCTGTTCCGAAAATTACGTATGCGGATATTGACACCGTAAATATTAAGGAAGAACTTTCTTTCCAGCAGATCGCAAAAGTGCTGAACATGTCGGTGGATGAAATCCGGTATTTAAATCCCTGCTACAAGCGCGGAACTGTTCCGCACTCAGAAGATAATTGTTACTCGCTTTGTCTTCCTACAGAAAAGATCGGAAGTTTCATTGCCAACGAAGCGGAAATATATGAATACGCAAAAAAAGATTCCATGATGCAGACGCTTGCCGTTCAGGAAATCGCAAAGATTCACACAGTACGAAAAGGAGAAACCCTCAGCAAAGTCGCGAAAAGATACGGATGCACTCCTGAAGATGTCAAAGCATGGAACCGGTTGAAGAGTGCGAAACTTCACACAGGGCAAAAACTTACGGTGTATATTCCGGTGAAAGGAAATTCCGTTACGGCTTCTTCCAAAACAAATACGGCTGCTGATACTTCATCGGTTGTAAAAGTTAAACAGGAAGTTTCTGCCGACACCGCCAAAACATCTCTTCCCTCCAATGCTAAATTCAAATATGTGGTTGTTCAGAAAGGCGATTCGCTCTGGAGCATCGCGCAGGAAAACGGAGTAACGATTGAACAACTCAAGCAGTGGAATAATCTCGAAGGCGGAAAAATTATGCCGGGGCAAAAAATAAAAATCCTTATCACAGGATAATCCGCTAAGTCAAAAGTTACAGGCAAATAATTCAAAAGAAAATTCCAGAAAATACTTTTTTAACTTTTAAATTTATTTTCTTGTGTTCGTTTCTTCTTGAAAAGATTTCACAAAGTTTCTCTGATTTTTTTGTTACTGTGTCAAAGAATAAATATTTTTGCTGAATTAATTTTTGAAAAATAATTTCGCAATGAGCACAACAACAAAATCTTCTGTAGAAACGCTGGTGGCTAAGCCAAGCAAGACAAAAAATTCCATTTCTTCTTTCATTGAAACTCATTACCGCCATTTTAATGCTGCAACCGTAGTGGATGCATCCAAAGCATACAAAGCACACATGAATGAAGGCGGCAAGATGATGATTACGCTTGCCGGAGCGATGAGCACTGCCGAACTCGGAGTTTCTCTTGCTGAAATGATTCGCAACAATATGGTTCAGATTATTTCCTGCACAGGCGCGAATCTGGAAGAAGATGTTTTCAATTTAGTTGCTCATGATCACTACAAACGCATTCCGAACTACCGCGATCTAAGTCCGCAGGATGAATGGAAACTTTTTGAAAAAGGTTTTAACCGTGTTACCGATACCTGCATCCCGGAAGAAGAAGCCATGCGAAGAATTGAGCGCAAACTGATCACACTCTGGAAAAAAGCGCAGGAGAAAGGAGAACGATATTTGCCGCACGAATATTTTTACCAGTTGCTCTTGAGCGGTGAACTTGTGCCCTTGTACCAGATTGATCCGAAAGATTCATGGCTGCTTGCTGCTGCTGAAAAAAATCTTCCGATTGTTTGTCCCGGCTGGGAAGATTCCACGCTCGGAAATGTTTTTGCATCCTATTGCCTGGCTGGCGACCTTAAACCCACCATCGTGAAATCAGGAATTGAATACATGATGCTGCTTGCCGACTGGTATCCGAAAAACTGCGGAGGAAAAGGAGTTGGGTTTTATCAGATTGGCGGAGGCATTGCCGGAGATTTTCCGATTTGCGTGGTGCCCATGCTCATTCAGGACATGAAAATAAAAAACACTCCGTTCTGGTCTTACTTCTGCCAGATCTCTGATTCAACAACGAGCTACGGTTCGTATTCAGGCGCGGTGCCGAATGAAAAGATCACCTGGGGCAAATTAAATCCTGACACCCCGCGTTTTGTGATTGAATCAGATGCAAGCATTGTGGCTCCGCTGATGTTTGCTTACATTCTTGGCTGGTAATTTTCTTTGGAAATATTCTTATCTCGTTTTCGTTCCAGTTATACGATTTACCGAATTGTATTAGGACTTACGCAAAAAATAAAATTCATGCCACTAAAGCACAAAGACACTAAAAATGCATCCCGATTTATAGGGAAACTTTTGTGTTTTAGTGTTTTAGTGGCAAAGCTGCGTAAGTCTTATATATATTTCTTTTTTATTCTTTCACTATTTGTTGGGATTTCTTCCTGCAAGATCAAGAGGAAAGAATACATTGAGCGGCACGGGCTTCATTCCGATAAAAAGCCAAGTGAAATGGCAAAGGAAATAGGCGCTCTTTCGAAGAAGCAGCAAAAAGCGTACAGGAAGCAACTGCGGAAAACCGATAAAGCCATCAGGAAAAGAAACAAAGAGAAACTGAAAAACATTGTTCCGAAAATTAAAACTAAAAAAGTGCGCGGCACCACAGAAAAAAGCGATACGCCTAAGACAAAAGAAATTATAATAAAATAAAGGCGGGAACTATAATTACACCGTTTGGAACGGTATTGCTTCCGTTACGAACTGTATTGCCTTCGTTACGAACCATATTTGCACCGTTATGATTCGTATTTACTCCGTTATGATTCCAACCCTTTCCGTTATGGTTCCAGACCTTGTAGAGATGATTCCAAACCTTGCCTTTATGGTTCCAAACCTTGAGGTTACCGTTCCAAACCTTGCAGTTATGGTTCCAAAAACATCATTATCTGTCTAAAAAGCTGGTTTATTAGCATCTGCTTGCTGTTTTATGGCAATCAATTGCTTGATTCTTTCCGTTACAATCGTATCCATGAGTTCGGGGGTTATCTGCGCGAGGTCAAATCGCTCCTCGGTTTTCTTAACCGATGTATCTACTATTTGGGAACTGTGACTGTGTTGAATGAATTCGGTGAACACACACACCTTTTGAAGGGAGTAATTGCCCAGCACGGTAAGAATAAAACAAAATCCACCTGCCATCTCACCGGCAGAGAGGTAATAGTTTTCGTAATCCTTATAAAGCATCTGGGTTTTATCATCTAATGCGGGCGGCACATCGAATCCCTCTATATGCGACATATCCGTACTTTGCTTTCTTCTGTGTTTGAGATCCACTGCCAGCGTGCCTCGTTTGCGCAGGGTGCCAAGAATTTTTATCATGGCGGGATGAATGATTTCATGCAGCGATTTTTTGAAAGCGGCAATAAACTCCTTTTGCGTGTGCCACAACTGCTGATTCGCCTGCAGTTTGTTTTTTTCCTGCTCGTCAAATGAGTGGAGGAATTTGTCTAATTCGTTTGCCATCTGAAATGGTTTTTGTCTTTGAATCAAAGATACAAACTATTGGGTTCTACTATCTACGAATACGAATCAAAAACGAATTCACGAATCAAAAAACTAATCCTTCCTATTTATTCGTACATTCGTAAAAATTCGTATTCGCAGATAACTTTAGTATAGAGTCCTTTCCACATTAAAAAGTTAATAAAAATGAATACTGCATGCAACCATCTATTACCTTTGTAACATCTTTACCATAGTAACGTACAACCTCATCCATTCAATAAATACTGCGGACTTGAAAAGAATAGTTTTACTCCTTGTTTTTTCTCTCTCATTTATTTATGGCGCATCTGCCGGTGAGCGCTTTTGGGTAGCCGGTTCGGGGAATTGGAATGATGCAAAACACTGGTCAGAAAAAAGCGGAGGAATTCCAGGAGCATCTCTTCCCACATCAACAGATGATGTAACCTTTGATGGCAACTCTTTTACTAATGAGGGAGAAATTGTATTGGTAGAAAAATCTGTAGAATGCCGCGACCTATACCTTCTCAATGGAATTATTAATTGCAACAATCAGGTTATTTCATGCCGCTCTGTTTTCCGAACAAAAAACAAGAGCGCGCTGATTATTGGTTTTTCTAAGATTATTGTGAAAGAAGGATGGAAGTTTATAGAGTTCCCTCTCAAAAATGAGCAGTCCTTTCGCCTTGATAATATCTCCCTTCCTTTTGCTGCAACTACCACCGTAACATGTGTTAGCGGTACGTATACTCTTACTCTTGTTATCAGCGGCACCGATATATCTTGTAATGGCGGTTGCGATGGAACTGCCACTGTTTCGGTATCGGGTGGAGTTCCTCCTTACAGTTATTTATGGACACCCAGCGGACAAACTACAACCACTGCCACGGGTTTATGTGTAGGAACAAAAACGATAGAAGTATGGGACAGTAATATGCCACTGCAGAATTATTGCACCGGCTCCATTGCTCTGACAGAACCTGCTTCATTACTTATAGGTATCAGTCCTCCCTCTCCTACTACTTCCTGTTTTGGACTGTGTGATGGTTCGGCTACAGCAAATCCTTCCGGAGGAACAGCGCCTTATACTTACCTCTGGTGCAATGGGCAAACCACAGCAACTGCTACTGGACTATGCGTAGGTTCTTGTACAGTACTTGTTACCGATGCCAACGGGTGCACTAAAACAAAACTGGCTACTGTGGGGCAGCCGCCTCTGTTAGTAGCAAACGGTACATCCACAAATGTTACTTGCTTTGGCTTGTGCAACGGCAGCGCCTGTGTTGCGCCAACAGGAGGAAATCCTCCGTATACCTATTCATGGAGCAACGGTGCAACTACTTCGTGCATCACAGGGCTTTGCGCTCCTTTATCATTAACCTGCACGGTAACAGATACAGAAACCTGCACCGCCACTTATACTACTTCCATTACCCAGCCCCCTGCACTTACTGTTACTGTTACAGGCACCAATCTTTTATGCAACGGAGTTTGCACGGGCTCGGTAACTGCCACTGCATCGGGCGGCACTCCTGCTTACACGTATTCATGGATGCCGGGAGGGTACACTACTTCTGCTGTTACAGGGTTGTGCGCTAGCAATTACACACTCACACTGACTGATGCAAACGGATGTACACTGACAAATACCATTGCCATTACTCAGCCCGCTGCGCTTACAGTTGCGCCCACCGGAACAAACATTAATTGTTTCGGGCAATGTACAGGAACTGTAAACGCCAATGCATCGGGCGGAACTTCTCCCTACACTTATTTATGGAATCCAAGTTTGTGTACCACTTCTTCCTGCACGGGTTTGTGCGCAGGAACTTATACAGTAAATGTAACGGATGCGAACGGGTGCACTAAATCAGGAACCGTTACTATTACCGAACCGCCATTGCTCACCGTTACTGCTACGGCAACAAATGTTACCTGCAACGGGTTGTGTAACGGAAGCGTTACCGCTACGGCAAGCGGAGGAACACCTGCTTATACTTATGCATGGTCTCCCGGTGGATGCACAACATCTGCCTGCGCGGGTTTATGCGCGCAAAATTACACCATCACTGTTACCGATTCAAAAGGATGCACTGCCACAGCTACTGTTGCTATCACGGAACCTCTGCCACTGCTTCCAAATTTATCTATGACTCCGGCAACCTGCAACGGAATTTGTGACGGAACTGTTACTTCATCGGCTTCAGGCGGCACCACTCCTTATACTTATTTATGGATGACGGGAGGATACACCACTTCTACAGTCACCGGACTTTGCACGGGCACTAAAACACTAACTCTTACGGATGCAAACGGCTGTTCTAGTACAGCCACAATAACAGTAACTCAGCCCGGAACATTGAGCGCGTCTATTTCTTCCGCAACTCCTAATCCGCTTAACTGCAATGGCGATTGCAATGGAACAGCCGTTGTATCTGTACTCGGAGGAACTGCACCCTATTCCTATCTATGGAACACCGGTCCTACCGCCACCACTGCTTCCATTTCCGGGCTCTGCGCAGGAAGTTATTCAGTAACTGTAACAGATACCAATGGATGCACGGCAAGCGCCAGTGTATTTTTTATTCAACCTACTCCTTT
It includes:
- a CDS encoding LysM peptidoglycan-binding domain-containing protein, which encodes MFLSEISSAQSDPISKDSSAIIFADDPIASMLDSLSRVMYFDKSTLEITPNKYHFPIDSVPNYSDSIYAMRLAKLDAESPFDLIYNNAVRSYIELYAVRKRAMVSRMLGMSKMYFPIIEEILDRKKIPLELKYLAIVESALNPMARSRAGAVGLWQFMYGTGKMQGLKISSYLDERSDPYKSTEAACDYLQFLYDMFGDWQMVLAAYNGGPGTVSKAIRRSGGKTTYWEIRPYLPRETQGYVPAFIAVNYVMTHWEEHNLYPAVPKITYADIDTVNIKEELSFQQIAKVLNMSVDEIRYLNPCYKRGTVPHSEDNCYSLCLPTEKIGSFIANEAEIYEYAKKDSMMQTLAVQEIAKIHTVRKGETLSKVAKRYGCTPEDVKAWNRLKSAKLHTGQKLTVYIPVKGNSVTASSKTNTAADTSSVVKVKQEVSADTAKTSLPSNAKFKYVVVQKGDSLWSIAQENGVTIEQLKQWNNLEGGKIMPGQKIKILITG
- a CDS encoding deoxyhypusine synthase family protein; translation: MSTTTKSSVETLVAKPSKTKNSISSFIETHYRHFNAATVVDASKAYKAHMNEGGKMMITLAGAMSTAELGVSLAEMIRNNMVQIISCTGANLEEDVFNLVAHDHYKRIPNYRDLSPQDEWKLFEKGFNRVTDTCIPEEEAMRRIERKLITLWKKAQEKGERYLPHEYFYQLLLSGELVPLYQIDPKDSWLLAAAEKNLPIVCPGWEDSTLGNVFASYCLAGDLKPTIVKSGIEYMMLLADWYPKNCGGKGVGFYQIGGGIAGDFPICVVPMLIQDMKIKNTPFWSYFCQISDSTTSYGSYSGAVPNEKITWGKLNPDTPRFVIESDASIVAPLMFAYILGW